In Deinococcus maricopensis DSM 21211, one genomic interval encodes:
- a CDS encoding 3' terminal RNA ribose 2'-O-methyltransferase Hen1, which translates to MLLTIATTHAPARDLGFLLHKHPDHPYSTDLPFGTVHVFAPEATDARTAFTLLLDVDPVRLSRRARPGGAPLEPYVNDRPYVPGSFMSVALNAAYRTALTGRCTGRPELADVALPLTATLPAVPARADDGDLDAGLVERLFAPLGYSVHTARLPLDEQFPEWGDSPYLNVTLHAPQRVQDLLQHLYVLLPVLDNAKHYFIGEDEIEKLLRHAGGWLDTHPERAFITRRYLRFRAYARAALGTPAPAEPTEPRGPTLNEQRYAAVHAALRAAGAVTVLDLGCGEGKFLARLAGDPQFRRVTGVDVSVTALRRARERLGDTAPHVTLLHGALTYRDPRLRHFDAATLVEVIEHLDPPRLHALTASVLGDARPATVIVTTPNVEYNAVWGELGVRHADHRFEWTREEFRAWADASAAHHGYRVTLSGIGDEHPTFGPPTQMATFTREGPA; encoded by the coding sequence TTGCTGCTTACCATCGCCACCACGCACGCCCCCGCGCGGGACCTCGGGTTCCTGCTGCACAAACACCCGGACCACCCGTACAGCACGGACCTGCCGTTCGGGACGGTGCACGTGTTCGCGCCCGAGGCGACCGACGCGCGCACCGCGTTCACGCTGCTGCTCGACGTGGACCCCGTGCGCCTCTCACGCCGCGCCCGCCCCGGTGGGGCGCCCCTGGAGCCGTACGTGAACGACCGCCCGTACGTGCCCGGCAGCTTCATGAGTGTCGCGCTGAACGCCGCGTACCGCACCGCCCTCACCGGACGCTGCACGGGCCGACCGGAACTGGCTGACGTGGCGCTGCCGCTCACGGCCACGCTCCCCGCCGTGCCCGCCCGCGCCGACGACGGCGATCTCGACGCGGGCCTCGTGGAGCGCCTGTTCGCACCGCTCGGGTACAGCGTGCACACCGCGCGCCTCCCCCTGGACGAGCAGTTCCCGGAGTGGGGCGACAGTCCGTACCTGAACGTCACGCTGCACGCGCCGCAGCGCGTGCAGGACCTCCTGCAGCACCTGTACGTCCTGCTGCCCGTCCTCGACAACGCCAAGCACTACTTCATCGGGGAGGACGAGATCGAGAAGCTGCTGCGCCACGCGGGCGGCTGGCTGGACACGCACCCGGAGCGCGCGTTCATCACGCGCCGGTACCTGCGTTTTCGCGCGTACGCCCGCGCGGCCCTCGGCACCCCCGCGCCCGCCGAGCCGACCGAACCGCGCGGCCCCACCCTCAACGAGCAGCGCTACGCCGCCGTGCACGCCGCCCTGCGCGCCGCCGGCGCTGTCACGGTCCTTGACCTCGGCTGCGGCGAGGGGAAATTCCTCGCGCGCCTCGCGGGCGACCCGCAGTTCCGGCGCGTGACCGGCGTGGATGTGAGCGTTACCGCGCTGCGCCGCGCGCGCGAACGCCTCGGCGACACCGCCCCGCACGTCACGTTGCTGCACGGCGCGCTCACGTACCGCGACCCGCGCCTGCGGCATTTCGACGCCGCCACGCTCGTGGAGGTCATTGAGCACCTCGACCCGCCGCGCCTCCACGCGCTCACCGCGAGCGTCCTGGGCGACGCCCGCCCCGCCACCGTCATCGTCACCACGCCGAACGTCGAGTACAACGCTGTCTGGGGTGAACTCGGCGTGCGCCACGCGGACCACCGCTTCGAATGGACGCGGGAGGAATTCCGCGCCTGGGCCGACGCGAGCGCCGCCCACCACGGCTACCGCGTCACTCTGAGCGGCATCGGCGACGAGCACCCCACCTTCGGCCCCCCCACCCAGATGGCCACCTTCACCCGCGAGGGCCCCGCATGA
- a CDS encoding aminotransferase class V-fold PLP-dependent enzyme, producing MHDATQDAFAAFRADLIGTDTLIRTPFGERRVTYADHVASGRALRSVERTLTERVLPLYANTHTEDSATGAYLTHLTHQATTYLKTQLGADSTCHLLYCGSGSTAAVKRLQDILGLTVPSAHRERVLAALPDTERPVVFVGPYEHHSNEVTWRETLAEVIEVPLCPRGGIDLEALRTLLRDPRFDGRPKIGSFSAASNVTGLLTDTRTLARLLHAHGAYACFDFAASAPYVRIDMKPGQSDGYDAVFLSPHKLAGGPGTPGLLCLQGHLYHLAAPSTAGGGTVHYVSRTAHHFIEDVEAREDAGTPAILGKLRAAFAFRAKEHLGLARIEAREHQLARLALARLTPNPRVHVLGNPNAERLAFLSFLIRTDQDGTYLHPRLVVRLLNDLFGIQARGGCACAGPYGHALLGIDDDRSARYLTCILGHQGGLKPGWTRLSLAPWISDDEVDFLLSAIEFIAEYGPLFVPQYDFDWESGAWTHPADAPLPDLFTLPPLATEQAPVPYAQYLQDARALAARLERGQARAIPDGVPRDLVFFAY from the coding sequence ATGCATGACGCGACCCAGGACGCCTTCGCCGCCTTCCGCGCGGACCTGATCGGCACGGACACCCTCATCCGCACGCCGTTCGGGGAGCGGCGCGTCACCTACGCCGACCACGTCGCGTCCGGGCGCGCGCTGCGCAGCGTCGAACGCACCCTCACCGAACGCGTCCTCCCGCTGTACGCCAATACCCACACCGAGGACAGTGCCACCGGCGCGTACCTCACGCACCTCACGCACCAGGCCACCACGTACCTCAAGACGCAGCTTGGCGCGGACAGCACCTGCCACCTGCTGTACTGCGGCAGCGGCAGCACCGCCGCCGTGAAACGCCTGCAGGACATCCTCGGGCTCACCGTGCCCTCCGCACACCGCGAACGCGTCCTCGCGGCCCTGCCCGACACCGAACGCCCCGTCGTGTTCGTCGGCCCGTACGAGCACCACAGCAACGAGGTCACCTGGCGCGAAACGCTCGCGGAAGTCATCGAGGTGCCCCTGTGCCCGCGCGGCGGCATCGACCTGGAGGCCCTGCGCACCCTGCTGCGCGACCCGCGCTTCGACGGCCGCCCGAAAATCGGGTCGTTCAGTGCCGCCAGCAACGTCACCGGCCTGCTCACCGACACCCGCACCCTCGCGCGCCTGCTGCACGCGCACGGCGCGTACGCCTGCTTCGACTTCGCCGCGAGCGCCCCGTACGTCCGCATCGACATGAAACCCGGCCAGAGCGACGGGTACGACGCCGTGTTCCTCAGCCCCCACAAACTCGCGGGCGGGCCGGGCACGCCCGGCCTGCTGTGCCTGCAGGGGCACCTCTACCACCTCGCCGCGCCCAGCACCGCCGGCGGCGGCACCGTCCACTACGTGAGCCGCACCGCGCACCACTTCATCGAGGACGTCGAGGCGCGCGAGGACGCCGGCACGCCCGCCATCCTCGGCAAGCTCCGCGCCGCCTTCGCCTTCCGCGCCAAGGAACACCTCGGCCTGGCGCGCATCGAGGCGCGCGAGCACCAGCTCGCCCGGCTCGCCCTCGCGCGCCTCACGCCAAACCCCCGCGTGCACGTGCTCGGCAACCCCAACGCGGAGCGCCTCGCGTTCCTCAGCTTCCTGATCCGCACCGACCAGGACGGCACGTACCTGCACCCGCGCCTCGTCGTGCGCCTCCTGAACGACCTGTTCGGCATTCAGGCGCGCGGCGGCTGCGCGTGCGCCGGGCCGTACGGCCACGCCCTGCTCGGCATCGACGACGACCGCAGCGCCCGCTACCTCACCTGCATCCTCGGGCACCAGGGCGGCCTGAAACCCGGCTGGACGCGCCTGAGCCTCGCGCCGTGGATCAGCGACGACGAGGTGGACTTCCTGCTGAGCGCCATCGAGTTCATCGCGGAATACGGACCGCTGTTCGTGCCGCAGTACGACTTCGACTGGGAAAGCGGCGCGTGGACGCACCCGGCCGACGCCCCCCTGCCGGACCTGTTCACGCTCCCGCCGCTCGCCACCGAGCAGGCGCCCGTCCCGTACGCGCAGTACCTGCAGGACGCCCGCGCGCTCGCCGCGCGCCTTGAACGTGGCCAGGCGCGCGCCATCCCGGACGGCGTGCCCCGCGACCTCGTGTTCTTCGCGTACTGA
- the hemC gene encoding hydroxymethylbilane synthase, with amino-acid sequence MRGVSRSITVGTRGSALALAQTRWVVARLKEEWPDTEFRIQTISTKGDRDRSSLETLAQKGDKGFWVKEIEDALLSSRIDIAVHSLKDLPTAQPEGLEISSIPKRVEARDALIGKEGMKRLVDLPQGARIGTSSVRRKAFLRAFRPDLDVKDLRGNVDTRLAALAGNEYDAIILAAAGLTRLEMRNRIDELVDPDILLPAPGQGALALETRSDDDLAVEVAYAIHDRATDDRTTAEREFLAGLGAGCMAPVGALATLKGGVLTLEGWVGALDGTQVIRATIEGDADECADLGAQLAEDMLAQGAQALIDAAKV; translated from the coding sequence ATGCGGGGCGTGAGTCGTTCGATTACTGTCGGGACGCGCGGCAGCGCGCTCGCCCTCGCGCAGACCCGCTGGGTCGTGGCGCGCCTCAAGGAGGAATGGCCGGACACGGAGTTCCGCATTCAGACCATCAGCACCAAGGGTGACCGGGACCGCAGCAGCCTGGAGACGCTCGCGCAGAAGGGCGACAAGGGCTTCTGGGTGAAGGAGATCGAGGACGCGCTGCTGAGCAGCCGCATCGACATTGCGGTGCACAGCCTCAAGGACCTGCCGACCGCGCAGCCGGAGGGCCTGGAGATTTCCAGCATTCCGAAGCGCGTGGAGGCGCGTGACGCGCTGATCGGCAAGGAAGGCATGAAGCGCCTCGTGGACCTGCCGCAGGGCGCGCGCATCGGGACGAGCAGCGTGCGCCGCAAGGCGTTCCTGCGGGCGTTCCGCCCGGACCTGGACGTGAAGGACCTGCGCGGCAACGTGGATACGCGCCTCGCGGCGCTCGCCGGGAACGAGTACGACGCGATCATTCTCGCGGCGGCGGGCCTGACGCGCCTGGAGATGCGCAACCGCATTGATGAGCTGGTGGACCCGGACATCCTGCTGCCCGCGCCGGGGCAGGGGGCGCTCGCGCTGGAGACCCGTTCGGACGACGACCTGGCGGTGGAGGTGGCGTACGCCATTCATGACCGCGCGACGGATGACCGCACGACGGCGGAACGCGAGTTCCTCGCGGGCCTCGGGGCGGGCTGCATGGCGCCCGTGGGGGCCCTGGCGACCCTGAAGGGCGGCGTGCTGACCCTGGAAGGCTGGGTGGGGGCGCTGGACGGCACGCAGGTGATTCGCGCAACCATCGAGGGGGACGCGGACGAGTGCGCGGACCTCGGCGCGCAGCTGGCCGAGGACATGCTCGCGCAGGGCGCGCAGGCGCTCATCGACGCCGCGAAGGTCTGA
- a CDS encoding SDR family oxidoreductase: MAMLKDKVAFITGAASGIGAGTARRFAQEGAHVVLADMQDDEGQKLQQELERAGHRATYVHCDVSDAPSVEAAISTAVDTYGRLDIVFANAGINGVWTPIDELQPDEWHRTLAINLTGTYLTVHYAVPHLKRAGGGSIIITSSVNGNRTFSTPGASAYSTSKAGQVAFMKMIALELGRHGIRVNAVCPGKIHTNIEQRTEQRDTDQIGIQVELPEGNPALHGGEGEPVDVADTCLFLASDLGRHVSGVDIYVDGGASLLR, translated from the coding sequence ATGGCCATGCTGAAAGACAAGGTTGCGTTCATCACCGGTGCCGCAAGTGGTATCGGCGCCGGCACCGCGAGGCGCTTCGCGCAGGAAGGCGCCCACGTGGTCCTCGCCGACATGCAGGACGACGAGGGCCAGAAGCTCCAGCAGGAACTCGAACGTGCCGGCCACCGCGCCACCTACGTCCACTGCGACGTCAGTGACGCACCTTCTGTCGAAGCGGCCATCAGCACCGCCGTCGACACGTACGGCCGCCTCGACATCGTCTTCGCGAACGCCGGCATCAACGGCGTCTGGACGCCCATCGACGAACTTCAGCCGGACGAATGGCACCGCACGCTCGCCATCAACCTCACCGGCACGTACCTCACCGTCCATTACGCCGTCCCGCACCTCAAGCGCGCGGGCGGCGGCAGCATCATCATTACCAGCAGCGTGAACGGCAACCGCACCTTCAGCACCCCCGGCGCGAGCGCGTACAGCACCAGCAAAGCCGGGCAGGTGGCGTTCATGAAAATGATCGCGCTGGAACTCGGCCGGCACGGCATCCGCGTGAACGCCGTCTGCCCCGGCAAGATCCACACCAACATCGAGCAGCGCACCGAGCAGCGCGACACGGACCAGATCGGCATTCAGGTCGAACTGCCCGAAGGGAACCCGGCCCTGCACGGCGGCGAAGGCGAACCCGTGGACGTCGCCGACACCTGCCTGTTCCTCGCATCGGACCTCGGTCGGCACGTGTCCGGCGTGGACATCTACGTGGACGGCGGCGCCTCCCTGCTCCGCTGA